The Rhododendron vialii isolate Sample 1 chromosome 5a, ASM3025357v1 genome contains a region encoding:
- the LOC131325432 gene encoding uncharacterized protein LOC131325432, with translation MMVKTKKQFETPFGRWSDEPLKNAQSSVASSKIFVDAFRTIDLWRMEGNGPLKDAQSFVASGKVFVDTPFGFLFKCICVLLDIEFKFNPMIGVCIVLAIIKRKIDRANATPNAEQ, from the exons ATGAtggtaaaaactaaaaagcaaTTCGAGACGCCTTTCGGACGATGGAGCGATGAACCACTGAAAAATGCTCAAAGCTCTGTGGCAAGTAGTAAAATTTTTGTGGACGCCTTTCGGACGATCGACCTCTGGAGAATGGAGGGCAATGGACCTCTTAAGGATGCTCAAAGCTTTGTGGCGAGTGGTAAAGTTTTTGTGGATACGCCTTTCGGATTTTTATTCAAATGCATATGTGTTCTTTTGGATATTGAATTCAAATTTAATCCA ATGATTGGGGTTTGCATAGTTTTGGCAATCATAAAGAGGAAGATCGATCGTGCAAACGCCACACCAAATGCCGAAC AGTAA
- the LOC131325431 gene encoding pathogen-associated molecular patterns-induced protein A70 produces MSAAIFTAWASISSWFTPTVLFCLLNLTIGTIFLSSNFKSHHKNPPYQNQNHSDHNPTQLARAPSILDRVRSINFSLYRSDSLDALQPDPLQTQLARAPSILDRVRSINYFSSDQSDSLDPAQPEPQHPEPQQPDPVQPQLTRAPSILERVKSFNFSLYGYDHPDPKHHSKLDHVTRSKSDTTSEGEGHAAAAAAARMRKSVSEKWREAEETAAEEEEEELRRPATVREGKGTTAAGFFGEEEEEVDAKADDFINRFKQQLKLQRLDSLLRYREMLTRGSSR; encoded by the coding sequence ATGAGTGCAGCAATCTTCACCGCATGGGCGTCAATTTCGAGCTGGTTCACCCCTACAGTTCTCTTCTGCCTCCTCAACCTCACAATCGGCACCATCTTCCTCTCCTCCAACTTCAAATCCCACCACAAAAACCCACcataccaaaaccaaaaccactcCGACCACAACCCGACCCAACTCGCCCGAGCCCCCTCCATCCTGGACCGAGTCAGGTCCATCAATTTCTCCCTCTACCGATCTGACTCACTCGACGCATTACAACCCGACCCATTACAAACCCAGCTCGCCCGAGCCCCGTCTATCCTGGACCGAGTCAGGTCCATCAATTACTTCTCTTCGGACCAATCCGACTCACTCGACCCAGCACAACCCGAACCCCAACATCCCGAACCCCAACAACCCGACCCGGTACAACCCCAACTCACCCGAGCCCCGTCTATTCTAGAGCGAGTCAAGTcattcaatttctctctctacggGTACGACCATCCTGACCCGAAGCACCATTCCAAACTGGATCACGTGACGAGGAGCAAGTCTGATACAACCAGTGAGGGCGAGGGACACGCGgctgcggcggcggcggcaagGATGAGGAAGTCGGTGAGCGAGAAGTGGAGGGAGGCGGAGGAgacggcggcggaggaggaggaggaagagctGCGGCGGCCGGCGACGGTGAGGGAGGGGAAGGGGACGACGGCGGCCGGGTTCTtcggggaggaggaggaagaggtggATGCCAAGGCGGATGATTTCATCAACAGGTTCAAGCAGCAGTTGAAGTTGCAGAGGCTGGACTCCCTGTTGAGGTACAGGGAGATGCTGACCAGAGGGTCTTCGAGGTGA